One genomic segment of Gottschalkia acidurici 9a includes these proteins:
- a CDS encoding TVP38/TMEM64 family protein: protein MSEIKKNKLILKYTIIVILTLGIIYGLNKVNVLKGYGANEIKDYINSFGILSPIVYVALLTLLPLLLFPDSVLVIAGGMVFGLVKGTILTSIGSFLGATVSFYISRILGQKIVSKFIKGKSVNLEKYSEQGGLFIILMLRLIPLFPFKVVSYSAGLSNIRFKDFTIATVIGSIPGIIVYTNLGDKSMNIGSNGFYISICLVILLFALSFVLKKKFSMKN, encoded by the coding sequence ATGTCAGAGATAAAGAAAAATAAACTGATATTAAAATATACAATTATAGTAATTTTAACATTAGGAATAATTTATGGACTAAATAAGGTTAATGTATTAAAAGGATATGGAGCCAATGAAATAAAAGACTATATAAATTCATTTGGAATTTTATCTCCCATAGTTTATGTAGCACTGCTTACACTTCTACCTTTGCTACTTTTTCCAGACTCCGTACTAGTGATAGCTGGGGGTATGGTATTTGGGTTAGTCAAAGGTACTATATTAACTAGTATAGGTTCATTTTTAGGAGCTACAGTATCATTCTATATATCTAGAATTTTAGGTCAAAAAATAGTTAGTAAATTTATAAAAGGTAAATCAGTAAACCTAGAGAAGTATTCGGAACAAGGTGGTCTTTTTATAATACTAATGTTAAGACTTATACCACTATTTCCTTTTAAAGTAGTAAGTTATAGTGCAGGATTATCTAATATAAGATTTAAAGACTTTACAATAGCTACAGTAATAGGGTCTATACCAGGGATTATAGTGTATACAAATTTAGGAGATAAGTCTATGAATATAGGATCTAATGGATTTTATATATCTATATGTTTAGTAATATTGCTATTTGCACTATCGTTTGTATTAAAGAAGAAGTTTTCTATGAAGAATTAA
- a CDS encoding (Fe-S)-binding protein, translating into MRKIKISKEIIKKIEEENEKCIGCKLCMKNCPMLDEFCNTPKELLERIKNNKEIDEVIPYSCALCNYCTQVCSQDVNLKDIFYNLRTHIVDTNQIPPKELGYSAVKFHQKNSFSKMFSTGIKGLESKEKRTVFFPGCSLSSYSPDVVMKTYQYLKEKLPGIGIILKCCGNPTHTMGEKEKFNDFYNTVQTEFKNNKIKEVIVACQNCYKTIEKNSPNIVITSLWEVISQYGVPEDKKDYYKCTDKTFSIHDPCPTRNESKIHDAIRNITLQLGLKINEMEFIREKTLCCGSGAMIGVTNKDLSLKQRQKRANQSKSNYIISYCEECVESMKKGGKKSIHILDLLFNDDIDKTFNQEDIGTIKKWSNRYKVKRRIASNVRDKEK; encoded by the coding sequence GTGAGAAAAATTAAAATATCAAAAGAGATAATTAAAAAAATAGAAGAAGAAAATGAAAAGTGCATAGGATGTAAACTATGTATGAAAAATTGTCCTATGCTAGATGAATTTTGTAATACACCAAAGGAATTATTAGAAAGAATAAAAAACAATAAAGAAATAGATGAAGTTATTCCGTATTCATGTGCACTATGTAATTACTGCACTCAAGTTTGCTCTCAAGATGTAAATCTTAAAGATATTTTCTATAATTTACGCACTCATATAGTAGATACAAATCAAATTCCACCTAAAGAGTTAGGATATAGTGCTGTAAAATTTCATCAAAAAAATAGTTTTTCAAAAATGTTTTCTACAGGAATTAAAGGATTGGAGAGTAAAGAAAAAAGAACCGTATTCTTCCCAGGGTGCAGTTTAAGTTCATATAGTCCAGATGTGGTTATGAAAACTTATCAATATCTAAAGGAAAAATTACCAGGGATAGGCATTATATTAAAATGCTGTGGGAATCCTACACATACTATGGGTGAAAAAGAAAAATTTAATGATTTTTATAATACTGTTCAGACTGAATTTAAAAATAATAAAATAAAAGAAGTAATAGTTGCATGTCAAAATTGCTATAAAACAATAGAAAAAAATAGCCCTAATATAGTAATAACGTCTTTGTGGGAAGTTATAAGTCAATATGGAGTGCCAGAAGATAAAAAAGATTATTATAAATGTACAGATAAAACATTTAGCATTCATGACCCTTGCCCTACAAGAAATGAAAGCAAAATACATGATGCTATAAGAAATATAACATTACAGTTAGGACTTAAAATTAATGAAATGGAATTTATAAGAGAAAAAACACTTTGTTGTGGATCGGGTGCAATGATAGGAGTAACGAATAAAGATTTATCCTTAAAACAAAGACAAAAGAGAGCGAATCAAAGTAAAAGCAATTATATAATATCTTATTGTGAAGAATGTGTTGAATCTATGAAAAAAGGTGGCAAGAAATCTATTCATATATTAGACTTATTGTTCAATGATGATATAGATAAAACATTTAACCAAGAAGATATAGGTACTATAAAAAAATGGAGTAATAGATATAAGGTAAAAAGGAGAATAGCTAGCAATGTCAGAGATAAAGAAAAATAA
- a CDS encoding TVP38/TMEM64 family protein codes for MNSIKKSTLFKIGIILALICTYLFVQPVKSSINKIVFIFSMLDVEVIKEYILSFGVWAPIISFLLMIFQSVAAPLPAFLITFANAGLFGWVKGAVLSWSSAMAGAALCFYIARLYGRNTVEKLTGKFALESLDGFFERYGKYTILIARLLPFVSFDVVSYAAGLTSMSFWSFFWATGIGQLPATIVYSYVGGMLTGGVKKFVTGLLILFALSILIFLFKKIWNDKNNNDKNISSKL; via the coding sequence ATGAATAGTATAAAAAAATCAACACTATTCAAGATAGGTATAATATTAGCTTTAATTTGCACTTATTTATTTGTACAACCAGTGAAAAGTTCAATAAATAAAATAGTATTTATCTTTAGTATGCTGGATGTGGAAGTAATTAAAGAGTATATATTATCATTTGGAGTATGGGCTCCGATAATTTCATTCTTATTAATGATATTTCAATCAGTGGCAGCTCCACTACCAGCGTTCCTTATAACTTTTGCAAATGCGGGACTTTTCGGTTGGGTTAAAGGTGCCGTTCTATCTTGGTCAAGTGCTATGGCAGGAGCAGCACTATGCTTTTATATAGCAAGACTTTATGGAAGAAATACAGTAGAGAAATTGACTGGTAAATTTGCACTTGAAAGCTTAGACGGCTTCTTTGAAAGGTATGGTAAATATACTATATTAATAGCTAGACTACTTCCATTCGTATCATTTGATGTTGTGAGTTATGCAGCAGGGCTAACATCTATGAGTTTTTGGTCTTTTTTCTGGGCAACAGGGATAGGTCAATTGCCAGCAACGATTGTATATTCATATGTTGGAGGAATGCTTACGGGAGGAGTTAAAAAATTTGTAACAGGACTTTTGATTCTATTTGCATTAAGTATTTTAATATTTTTATTTAAAAAAATATGGAACGATAAAAATAATAATGATAAAAATATATCAAGTAAGCTGTAA
- a CDS encoding rhodanese-like domain-containing protein, protein MKAKKILMTIAAVSVLTLSITGCSSDKNTKDTSGTPQTSQGSSESNGFQYYTAEQLKESIEKNEDLYLLDIQTKEDWDKHHIKGAVQTNAYPAKSDKDKAKLDIVIPSIEANDNPVVIICPGGKGGAEKTHAYLVEKGIDKDRLFILEKGQKGWKYDDLLEK, encoded by the coding sequence ATGAAAGCTAAAAAAATATTAATGACTATAGCAGCAGTATCGGTACTTACATTATCTATAACAGGTTGTAGTAGTGATAAAAATACAAAAGACACAAGTGGAACACCACAAACTTCTCAAGGATCAAGTGAATCTAATGGATTTCAATACTATACAGCTGAACAATTAAAAGAAAGTATTGAAAAAAATGAAGACTTATATCTTTTAGATATACAAACTAAAGAAGACTGGGACAAGCATCACATTAAAGGGGCAGTACAAACTAATGCTTATCCTGCAAAGAGTGATAAAGATAAGGCAAAACTAGATATAGTAATACCTTCAATAGAAGCAAATGACAATCCAGTAGTAATAATATGTCCTGGTGGAAAAGGTGGAGCAGAAAAAACTCACGCTTATCTAGTTGAAAAAGGTATAGACAAAGATCGTTTATTTATATTAGAAAAGGGTCAAAAAGGTTGGAAATACGACGATCTTTTAGAAAAATAA
- a CDS encoding sulfurtransferase, whose translation MKKLVNKRLSLILATLMMISLVIVGCSSDSDEADSKNKTDEISTNSKESIKFENDDYIVSIDWLKENLNKKELLILDARGEEDYKKGHIPGAISVTWQQFSKIDGKPGETEWGTVLDAKELSEKLSAIGVTKDKDIVVYADTQKGWGDDGRIVWMLRMAGIDNSKILDGGWNYWNASKNEVSKETETPARSSFELSAIQNIEKMNIRTEEIVDKLKDLVIIDTREKEEYEGATKFGEARGGHLPGAINITFSEFLNKDGTLKKPEEIKEILDKNGIEKDDEIVTYCTAGIRSAHMQIVLTMIGYDNVRNYDQSFYSWAGDNNLEIEK comes from the coding sequence ATGAAAAAACTCGTTAACAAAAGGTTATCTCTAATCTTAGCAACGCTAATGATGATATCACTAGTAATTGTTGGATGTAGCAGTGATAGTGATGAGGCTGATTCAAAAAATAAAACTGATGAAATAAGTACAAACTCTAAAGAAAGTATTAAGTTTGAAAATGATGATTATATAGTAAGTATTGACTGGCTAAAGGAAAACCTTAACAAGAAAGAACTACTAATACTAGATGCTAGGGGAGAGGAAGATTACAAAAAAGGTCATATACCAGGAGCAATATCTGTTACATGGCAACAATTTTCAAAAATAGATGGTAAGCCAGGAGAAACAGAGTGGGGAACAGTGCTTGACGCTAAAGAGCTATCTGAAAAGCTTTCAGCGATAGGTGTAACTAAAGATAAGGATATAGTGGTATACGCAGACACCCAAAAAGGCTGGGGAGATGACGGAAGAATAGTTTGGATGTTAAGAATGGCAGGTATAGATAATTCTAAAATATTAGATGGTGGATGGAACTACTGGAATGCAAGTAAAAATGAAGTGTCAAAGGAAACAGAAACTCCAGCTCGATCAAGCTTTGAACTATCTGCAATACAAAATATAGAAAAGATGAATATAAGAACGGAAGAGATAGTTGATAAACTAAAAGACTTAGTTATTATAGATACTAGAGAAAAAGAAGAGTATGAAGGAGCTACAAAATTTGGAGAAGCTAGGGGAGGACATTTACCAGGAGCTATAAATATAACATTTAGTGAGTTTCTAAATAAAGATGGAACCCTTAAAAAGCCAGAAGAAATAAAAGAAATACTTGATAAAAATGGTATTGAAAAAGATGATGAAATAGTAACTTATTGTACAGCAGGCATACGTTCAGCTCATATGCAGATAGTTCTAACTATGATAGGATATGATAATGTTAGAAACTATGATCAAAGCTTTTATAGCTGGGCTGGAGATAATAATTTAGAAATAGAGAAATAG
- a CDS encoding iron-containing alcohol dehydrogenase, whose protein sequence is MNNFIFQNPTKIIFGRDTIKNIGKEIKNHGIKKVLIIYGKGSIHRNGVYDSVIKSLKEENIDYTEIGGVKSNPVLSKVHEAIEIGRRENVDGILALGGGSTIDTSKAVSAGMACKYDIWEVLEGKRIIEKALPIFTVLTMSATGSEMNGSFVITREEEKKKWSAGSPFVFPKVSIIDPTVQYTLPKNQTSYGAVDAISHVLENYFIGEDRTDVIDEMSEGIIRAIIKHAKILLNDPENYNSRCQIAWGATMALNGNLKNGKDNGDWATHGIEHSISAFTDIAHGAGLAIIHPAWMKYVYKEDIKKFRRFGEKIFNISEGTDEEIALKGIEKLKEFFKEIGVPITLKEIGLNKSQLNDIADNVALSLPRGKIKVLDREDVLNILNLAYE, encoded by the coding sequence ATGAACAATTTCATATTTCAAAATCCTACTAAAATAATATTCGGAAGAGATACTATAAAAAATATAGGAAAAGAAATAAAAAATCATGGTATAAAAAAGGTTTTAATTATATACGGAAAGGGATCAATACATAGAAATGGAGTTTATGATTCTGTAATAAAATCATTGAAAGAAGAAAATATAGATTACACTGAGATAGGTGGTGTTAAATCTAATCCAGTACTTTCAAAAGTACATGAAGCTATAGAAATAGGAAGAAGAGAAAATGTAGATGGGATATTAGCTTTAGGTGGTGGAAGTACTATAGATACTTCAAAGGCTGTATCAGCAGGTATGGCATGTAAGTATGACATATGGGAAGTTTTGGAGGGTAAACGCATAATAGAGAAGGCACTACCCATATTTACTGTTCTGACTATGTCTGCAACTGGTTCTGAAATGAATGGATCATTTGTAATAACTAGAGAAGAAGAAAAGAAAAAGTGGAGTGCGGGATCTCCTTTTGTTTTTCCTAAAGTATCAATAATTGACCCAACTGTACAGTATACATTACCTAAAAATCAAACATCATATGGAGCAGTAGATGCAATAAGTCATGTTCTAGAAAACTATTTTATAGGTGAAGATAGAACTGATGTTATAGATGAAATGTCAGAAGGAATTATAAGAGCAATAATAAAACATGCAAAAATACTTTTAAATGATCCTGAAAACTATAATTCACGTTGTCAAATAGCATGGGGAGCTACGATGGCGTTAAATGGAAACCTTAAAAATGGTAAAGACAATGGCGACTGGGCAACTCATGGTATAGAGCATTCAATAAGTGCATTTACAGATATAGCTCATGGAGCTGGTTTAGCTATAATACATCCTGCATGGATGAAATACGTATACAAAGAAGATATAAAAAAGTTTAGAAGATTTGGAGAAAAAATATTTAACATATCAGAAGGAACAGATGAAGAAATAGCTTTAAAAGGAATAGAAAAACTTAAAGAATTTTTTAAAGAAATAGGAGTGCCAATTACCTTAAAAGAAATAGGACTAAATAAAAGTCAATTAAATGATATAGCAGATAACGTAGCACTTTCACTACCCCGTGGAAAAATAAAAGTACTTGATAGAGAGGATGTCTTAAATATATTAAACCTAGCTTATGAGTAG
- a CDS encoding amino acid permease: MEKNQKGLSVWQLTMMTLGTVVGGSFFLGSSVSIRSAGPAVIISYILGGILVYFVLSALLELTLSDTDPGSFRTFARKAFGSGAGFIVGWVYWTGIVLAMSSEAMAASILFTKWFPGFPVALVGSIIIIGVTLLNLLGAEKLSRIESGLASIKLLSIVSFIILAILIIIGLMPGIPRIGMGSLTSQPLLPGGIRGIAGSMLIVTFAYAGFEIIGLAASEAKDPKKTVPKAIRYTVITLVGLYITSVSLLIFLIPTNEVIEDVSPMVAALNRWGFTWAGTAINIVLITAILSTMLASMFGLAKMIRSLTDEGQAPKWLKDKRDVPYRCILFSGFAILSGLGLGFILPSNVYIFLTSFGGFSLLFTYGVIVATHIKFRKEKGDSTPFTSWIALISIVIIIASMPLVSGQGLGLIAGLTILSLYSIIYLGMKLYKNYKRTERFERTSFKLNPKLDTEFSKELYKHKEDKK, translated from the coding sequence ATGGAAAAAAATCAAAAAGGCTTGTCAGTATGGCAACTTACAATGATGACATTAGGTACAGTAGTAGGAGGATCATTTTTTTTAGGATCATCTGTATCTATTAGGTCAGCGGGTCCTGCCGTTATAATCTCATATATTCTAGGAGGTATATTGGTCTACTTTGTTCTTTCAGCTCTTTTAGAATTAACATTATCAGATACAGATCCAGGATCTTTTCGTACTTTTGCAAGAAAAGCATTTGGATCAGGAGCGGGATTTATTGTAGGATGGGTCTATTGGACTGGTATTGTTCTAGCAATGTCCAGTGAAGCTATGGCTGCATCAATATTATTCACGAAATGGTTTCCAGGATTTCCAGTTGCTTTAGTAGGATCAATTATTATTATAGGAGTTACACTATTGAATTTACTTGGTGCTGAAAAGTTAAGTAGAATTGAAAGTGGATTAGCATCAATAAAGTTATTATCAATAGTGTCATTCATTATTCTAGCAATACTCATAATTATAGGTCTTATGCCTGGAATTCCAAGGATAGGAATGGGAAGTTTAACTAGTCAACCGCTGCTCCCAGGTGGGATAAGAGGTATCGCAGGAAGTATGCTAATTGTTACGTTCGCTTACGCTGGGTTTGAAATTATAGGGTTAGCTGCTTCAGAAGCCAAAGATCCTAAGAAAACAGTTCCTAAAGCAATACGATATACTGTTATTACTTTGGTTGGACTATATATAACATCTGTATCACTACTAATTTTTCTAATTCCGACTAATGAAGTCATAGAAGATGTCAGCCCTATGGTTGCAGCATTAAACAGATGGGGATTTACATGGGCAGGAACTGCTATTAATATAGTTCTAATTACAGCTATTCTATCTACAATGCTTGCATCTATGTTTGGGCTAGCTAAAATGATTAGGTCTCTTACAGATGAAGGTCAGGCACCTAAGTGGTTAAAAGATAAACGAGACGTCCCATACAGATGTATATTGTTTTCAGGATTTGCTATACTTTCAGGGCTCGGGCTTGGATTTATATTACCGTCTAATGTTTATATATTTTTAACAAGCTTTGGAGGCTTCTCTTTACTTTTTACATATGGAGTAATAGTAGCTACGCATATAAAATTTAGAAAGGAAAAGGGAGATTCAACACCATTTACTTCTTGGATAGCTTTGATAAGCATAGTTATTATTATAGCAAGCATGCCATTAGTATCAGGTCAAGGGCTAGGACTTATAGCTGGATTAACTATATTATCACTATATTCTATAATATATCTTGGAATGAAGTTATATAAGAACTATAAAAGAACAGAGCGTTTTGAAAGAACTTCTTTTAAACTAAATCCTAAACTAGATACGGAGTTTTCAAAAGAATTATATAAACATAAAGAAGATAAAAAGTAG
- a CDS encoding histidine kinase dimerization/phospho-acceptor domain-containing protein, protein MDIKLKNKSKNIIAIAMILYMISISLLVIFDLNKHRNVFKDEPYKYSSVLREEINKYIDSTEKVFIIDSKIEDYEIENLKIAHQNLMINQKNIIEEDYNEKITKAEEQEDKEAILKLYGEKFDKLVENKNIHTKSEEELRKEILDDRNDEHKKAKEHIEKQKNIKYFIINTKTKDTYTNIDNIKNINDVKEYINTNSIFSMKIPYKSSDYNYSINNGRKFEEHGLEGYFVVPKKANGYSQIHEDLKYIDSIKDRLVKELVLLIVSFTSAIVMISIIIKKKILKYIEVPEWLEKVINKYKKIPLDIRISILFVYAIIMNVYLSEANFFYFPLNMDHFIKLTFISLSIIYFILNGTCIVRLYKNRDELSQQWSVSLWKRTVNSFKSTKDIFFTKNISKIILKGFIAILIFLALAILSIIFLGINNELFLITFMMITIVYMLYIINYVLRKIAYLNNLVTGIEEISSGNLNYEIEEKGSGTLAKIGYNINHMREGFKKSLETQIKSERLKTELITNVSHDLKTPLTSIINYVNILKKEDSSKEEIEGYVEILDRKSQRLKTLIDDLFEVTKLSSGEVDLKIERVDVVALLRQAMAEFEGKIKKSSLSIKTNTSNQNIYMDLDGNKMWRVFENLISNILKYSQPNTRVYIDIIEEDKKVIITMKNISSHELNFGVDEIFERFKRGDDSRNTEGSGLGLAIAKSIVELQGGKLDITIDGDLFKVNVEFYQKATSYGQ, encoded by the coding sequence TTGGATATAAAATTGAAAAATAAAAGTAAAAATATAATAGCTATAGCAATGATCCTATACATGATATCTATATCATTACTGGTAATATTTGATTTAAACAAACATAGAAATGTTTTTAAAGATGAGCCATATAAGTATAGCAGTGTTCTTAGAGAAGAAATAAATAAATATATAGATAGTACTGAAAAAGTCTTTATAATAGACAGTAAAATTGAAGACTATGAAATTGAAAACCTGAAAATAGCACATCAAAATTTAATGATTAATCAAAAGAATATTATTGAGGAAGACTATAATGAGAAAATTACAAAAGCAGAAGAACAGGAAGATAAAGAAGCTATTCTAAAGTTATATGGAGAGAAATTTGATAAACTTGTAGAAAATAAAAATATTCATACAAAAAGTGAAGAAGAATTAAGAAAAGAAATATTAGATGATAGGAATGATGAGCATAAAAAAGCAAAAGAACATATAGAAAAGCAAAAAAATATAAAGTACTTTATTATAAATACTAAAACTAAAGACACGTATACAAACATAGATAATATTAAAAATATAAATGATGTTAAAGAATATATAAATACTAACTCCATATTTAGCATGAAAATACCATATAAATCTAGTGATTATAATTACTCTATAAACAATGGAAGAAAATTTGAAGAACATGGACTAGAAGGATATTTTGTTGTGCCTAAAAAAGCAAATGGATATAGTCAAATACATGAAGATTTAAAGTATATTGATTCAATAAAGGATAGACTAGTTAAAGAACTAGTATTATTGATCGTATCATTTACTTCGGCAATAGTTATGATATCGATTATAATAAAGAAAAAAATATTAAAATATATAGAAGTACCAGAATGGCTTGAAAAGGTTATTAATAAGTACAAGAAGATACCTTTAGATATAAGAATATCAATACTATTTGTATATGCAATAATCATGAACGTATATTTAAGTGAGGCGAACTTTTTTTATTTTCCTTTAAATATGGATCACTTTATAAAGCTCACATTTATATCTTTAAGCATTATTTATTTTATACTTAATGGAACGTGTATTGTAAGACTATATAAAAATAGAGATGAGTTAAGTCAACAATGGAGTGTTAGTTTGTGGAAAAGAACAGTTAATAGTTTTAAAAGTACTAAAGATATATTTTTTACTAAAAATATAAGCAAAATAATATTAAAAGGATTCATAGCTATATTAATATTTTTAGCACTAGCTATTCTCTCAATCATATTTCTAGGTATTAATAATGAATTATTCTTAATTACATTTATGATGATTACTATAGTATATATGTTATATATTATAAATTATGTATTAAGGAAGATAGCATATCTTAATAATTTAGTAACAGGGATAGAAGAAATATCGAGTGGTAATTTAAACTATGAGATAGAGGAAAAAGGAAGCGGAACACTAGCTAAAATAGGATATAACATAAATCATATGAGGGAAGGATTTAAAAAATCTTTAGAAACTCAAATTAAAAGTGAGAGACTGAAAACAGAACTTATAACAAATGTGTCTCATGACTTAAAAACACCGCTAACATCTATAATAAATTATGTAAATATACTAAAAAAAGAAGATTCATCTAAAGAAGAGATTGAAGGGTATGTAGAAATATTAGATAGAAAATCACAAAGATTAAAAACTTTAATAGATGATTTATTTGAAGTAACTAAACTATCGAGTGGAGAAGTAGATTTAAAAATTGAACGTGTAGATGTAGTAGCTTTGCTAAGACAAGCTATGGCTGAATTCGAAGGAAAAATTAAAAAATCATCATTAAGTATTAAAACTAATACTTCAAACCAAAATATATATATGGACCTTGATGGAAATAAGATGTGGAGAGTATTTGAGAATCTTATAAGTAATATACTAAAGTATTCTCAACCTAATACTAGAGTATATATAGATATCATTGAAGAAGATAAAAAAGTAATAATTACAATGAAAAATATTTCATCCCATGAATTAAATTTTGGTGTAGATGAAATTTTCGAGAGGTTTAAACGAGGAGATGATTCGAGAAACACAGAGGGATCTGGACTTGGGCTTGCAATAGCAAAGAGTATAGTTGAACTTCAAGGGGGTAAATTAGATATTACTATAGACGGGGATCTTTTTAAAGTAAACGTAGAATTTTATCAAAAGGCAACTTCTTATGGTCAATAA
- a CDS encoding response regulator transcription factor, with amino-acid sequence MQKYNILVVDDEDEIRDAIEIYLSDNNTKILKASDGIEALEILSEEEIHIIIMDIMMPRMDGIKATFKIREDKNIPIIMLSAKSQDTDKILGLNIGADDYITKPFNPLELVARVKSQLRRYIDFGKYKESEDEVKVRGLILNKSTKMVLVDGEEVKLTLTEYKILELLMENKGKVFSIDQIYENVWKEPSYNAENTVAVHIRRIREKIEINSREPNYLKVVWGIGYKIEK; translated from the coding sequence GTGCAAAAGTACAATATTTTAGTTGTAGATGATGAAGATGAAATAAGAGATGCTATAGAGATATATCTAAGTGATAATAATACGAAAATACTCAAAGCTAGTGATGGAATAGAAGCTTTAGAAATATTAAGTGAAGAGGAAATACATATTATAATAATGGATATAATGATGCCTAGAATGGATGGAATAAAAGCTACATTTAAAATTAGAGAAGACAAAAACATTCCTATAATAATGCTTTCTGCAAAGTCACAAGATACAGACAAGATATTAGGTCTTAATATAGGTGCAGATGATTACATAACAAAACCCTTTAATCCTCTAGAACTTGTAGCAAGAGTAAAATCACAATTAAGAAGGTATATAGATTTCGGAAAATATAAAGAAAGTGAAGATGAAGTGAAAGTAAGGGGTCTTATTTTAAATAAAAGTACAAAGATGGTCTTAGTAGATGGAGAAGAAGTTAAACTTACTTTAACCGAATACAAGATACTAGAACTTTTAATGGAAAACAAGGGAAAAGTATTCTCCATAGATCAAATATATGAGAATGTTTGGAAAGAACCATCTTATAATGCTGAAAATACAGTGGCAGTTCATATAAGACGAATAAGGGAAAAAATAGAGATCAATTCTAGAGAACCAAATTATTTAAAGGTGGTGTGGGGAATTGGATATAAAATTGAAAAATAA
- a CDS encoding helix-turn-helix domain-containing protein yields the protein MLKYNRIRDIRNDKNLSQKQVAEKLNIAQNTLSQYETGERNIPNEILIRLALFYDTSIDYLLGITNEKTPYKRA from the coding sequence ATGCTAAAATACAATAGGATAAGAGATATCAGAAATGATAAAAATTTAAGTCAAAAGCAAGTAGCAGAAAAGCTAAATATCGCTCAGAATACTCTTTCACAGTACGAAACTGGTGAAAGAAACATTCCAAATGAAATATTAATTAGGTTAGCTTTATTTTATGACACAAGTATTGATTATCTACTTGGCATAACAAATGAAAAAACACCATATAAAAGAGCTTAA
- a CDS encoding DMT family transporter, translating into MVKIKDRQKGILLMLLSALCFAIMASFVKSLENYPVTEKVFFRNFLSLLVSIFIIVKNKHSFKGNNKKFLLMRSITGMLGIAFYFYAISHLPLADAVIMNNMSPFFVAILSFIILKENITKSQIGALFLAIIGVTLITRPTLNVTVVPAVIGLLSAFFAGCSYVSVRYLRNTDSPDVIVFYFALITSLCMLPFALAGDWLFPMGVDLLKAIAIGIFATAAQYSLTYAYRFAEASEISIYNYTSIIFSSIIGIAIFSEKLEIYTILGGLLIIGGGFINYYSKRKV; encoded by the coding sequence ATGGTAAAAATTAAAGATAGGCAAAAAGGTATTTTACTAATGCTTTTATCGGCACTATGCTTTGCTATTATGGCATCTTTCGTAAAATCATTAGAAAACTACCCAGTTACTGAAAAAGTGTTTTTTAGAAACTTTTTAAGTTTATTAGTATCAATATTTATAATAGTTAAAAATAAACATAGCTTTAAAGGAAATAATAAAAAGTTCTTACTTATGAGAAGTATAACAGGTATGCTAGGTATTGCATTTTACTTCTATGCAATAAGCCACCTGCCTTTAGCGGATGCAGTAATTATGAATAATATGTCACCATTTTTTGTAGCTATATTATCATTCATAATTTTAAAAGAAAATATAACAAAGTCTCAAATAGGAGCATTATTTTTAGCCATAATAGGAGTTACTTTAATTACAAGACCGACACTAAATGTTACTGTGGTTCCAGCTGTGATAGGTTTACTATCCGCATTTTTTGCAGGGTGTTCATATGTGTCAGTAAGATACTTGAGAAACACAGATTCGCCAGATGTTATAGTATTTTACTTTGCACTTATAACTAGTTTATGTATGTTGCCATTTGCATTAGCTGGTGATTGGCTTTTTCCAATGGGTGTAGACTTATTAAAAGCAATAGCAATAGGAATATTTGCAACAGCAGCTCAGTACTCTTTAACTTATGCATATAGATTTGCTGAAGCTTCAGAGATCTCCATATATAATTATACGAGCATAATATTTTCTAGTATAATAGGAATAGCTATATTTTCTGAAAAGTTAGAAATATATACTATACTAGGAGGGCTGTTGATAATAGGTGGAGGGTTTATTAACTATTATTCTAAGAGGAAGGTTTAA